In the genome of Perca fluviatilis chromosome 4, GENO_Pfluv_1.0, whole genome shotgun sequence, one region contains:
- the zgc:172270 gene encoding caveolin-2, translating into MNTMMKGEDSAEVEIDLEDSSDPDEYDNGEEPETLWRAPPALEEEEDIHTSTLVEISDTKPLINVRDPRGINDCLKVTFEDVIAEPVSVRSGDRVWTWSNALFEVSRVWIYRIVTVLLAIPISIISGLLFAILSCFHIWMVGPCSHCILIGARWLQSLWSIVLGVIVRPFLTSAGRCCGGFSIHLAKE; encoded by the exons ATGAACACGATGATGAAAGGGGAAGATTCAGCGGAAGTAGAGATTGACTTGGAGGACTCCAGTGACCCTGATGAATATGATAATGGGGAGGAACCTGAGACTTTGTGGAGGGCCCCTCCTGCTctggaagaagaggaagacatTCATACGTCCACACTAGTGGAAATCAGTGATACCAAGCCTCTGATTAATGTCAGAGACCCCCGTGGTATCAATGACTGTCTCAAG GTGACGTTTGAGGATGTGATTGCAGAGCCAGTGTCAGTGCGCAGTGGGGACAGGGTGTGGACCTGGAGTAATGCCCTGTTTGAGGTGTCTAGGGTTTGGATCTACAGGATAGTCACAGTGCTTCTGGCCATTCCCATTTCAATTATCTCTGGTCTCCTCTTTGCCATCCTCAGCTGCTTCCACATCTG GATGGTTGGTCCTTGTAGCCACTGTATACTCATTGGCGCACGCTGGCTGCAGAGCCTATGGAGCATTGTGCTGGGCGTCATTGTGCGTCCCTTCCTCACAAGTGCTGGGAGATGCTGTGGAGGCTTCAGCATTCACCTGGCCAAAGAATGA
- the si:ch211-213o11.11 gene encoding probable G-protein coupled receptor: protein MEENSSFLYPEYNVSTTVWAPMPSAPSRQLGTLPSPQTHFKDLTGIFFMVTLNVLALLSNTAVLVVIIKAPHLRKFAFVCHLCGVDLLCAILLMPLGIVSNSPYFAGVVFTILECQVYIFLNVILIAASIFTITAISVERYYYIVHPMRYEVKMTLRLTSAVIVMVWVASAVLALSTVFGWPSYSSLSSISAAHCSLHWSHSDHRRVFSVFFSVTCFCLPAVVIFAVYCNVYKVARVAARQHGPLPLWTNSQVKHRSDSINSQTTIITTRNTPRRIMRDRPFGGGKAALTLVVIVGQFLICWLPYFAFHLHLTLDATPKIPDDLKETVTWLAYSSFAINPFFYGLLNRQIREELCKLRRCYSARPVELPVSSHEGSGHENFLQFLHRTSCTVETRASFTTSSMRSTLDQTGQTGFRIPGQIPEEFS from the coding sequence ATGGAGGAAAACAGTTCATTTCTGTACCCTGAGTACAATGTCAGCACCACTGTTTGGGCACCAATGCCCTCAGCTCCCAGCAGACAACTGGGCACCCTTCCCAGCCCGCAGACACACTTCAAGGACCTGACAGGGATATTTTTCATGGTGACCCTGAATGTTCTGGCACTTCTATCCAACACTGCTGTTCTGGTCGTTATCATAAAAGCTCCTCATCTCAGGAAATTTGCCTTTGTGTGCCACCTGTGTGGAGTGGACCTGCTGTGTGCCATCTTGCTCATGCCTCTTGGTATTGTGTCCAACTCTCCATACTTTGCTGGTGTGGTGTTCACTATACTGGAGTGTCAAGTTTACATCTTCCTCAATGTAATCCTCATAGCTGCCTCTATCTTCACCATCACAGCCATCAGTGTGGAACGTTACTACTATATCGTCCACCCCATGCGCTATGAGGTCAAGATGACCCTGAGGCTGACTTCAGCCGTGATAGTGATGGTGTGGGTAGCCTCTGCAGTGCTTGCGTTGTCTACTGTGTTTGGGTGGCCGTCTTACAGCAGCTTGAGCTCCATCAGTGCTGCACACTGCTCACTGCACTGGAGCCACAGTGACCACAGACGAGTCTTCTCTGTGTTCTTTAGTGTCACCTGTTTCTGCCTGCCTGCTGTTGTGATTTTTGCTGTCTACTGTAATGTGTACAAAGTGGCCCGTGTGGCTGCCCGCCAGCATGGACCTCTGCCCTTGTGGACAAACAGTCAAGTGAAGCATCGCTCTGACTCAATAAACAGCCAGACTACCATTATCACAACCCGCAACACCCCACGTAGGATTATGCGTGACCGGCCTTTTGGTGGAGGTAAAGCCGCTCTCACTCTGGTGGTTATTGTTGGCCAGTTTCTGATCTGCTGGCTGCCTTACTTTGCCTTTCACCTCCATCTGACGTTAGATGCAACTCCCAAGATTCCCGATGACCTGAAGGAAACAGTTACTTGGCTGGCATATTCCTCCTTTGCTATTAACCCATTTTTTTATGGGCTTCTTAACCGGCAGATCCGGGAGGAACTTTGTAAGCTGAGGCGCTGCTACTCAGCACGGCCAGTGGAGCTGCCCGTCTCCAGCCATGAGGGCTCAGGCCATGAGAATTTTCTGCAGTTCCTCCATAGGACCAGCTGCACAGTAGAGACACGTGCAAGTTTTACCACATCCAGTATGAGAAGCACTCTGGATCAAACTGGGCAGACTGGTTTCAGGATACCGGGACAGATCCCTGAAGAGTTCAGTTAG
- the LOC120557154 gene encoding uncharacterized protein LOC120557154 isoform X2, giving the protein MIKIGPDAQEFGCDPMEDKYRLAQESSYSPPFPNNEHETIEFDEENNASPGIRTDTISLLMKIEQLQAQLKYERRCRILAERELRELKEMNTLMMQMRHTAHELRVTLDHVLQGGDAAAAAQQNSQDKAISFLADPEEEMREDHNISEDDQNLLYLSENLRVPRNLYERIAEIADYKKYTSALLMILFDRETLATHSLQGRRNTFTGEDCHKPQLPPEILRSILDHVALKFGVDSSQIKTAIRTKLNNEDKLLKKRLGMGKAENKAIQSFCQDASLLPENGEMRNDSQV; this is encoded by the exons ATGATAAAAATCGGCCCTGATGCCCAGGAGTTTGGCTGTGATCCAATGGAGGATAAGTACAGGTTGGCTCAAGAGTCCAGCTACTCACCTCCTTTTCCAAACAATGAG CATGAAACCATTGAATTTGATGAAGAAAATAATGCAAGCCCAGGCATCAGAACAGACACCATCAGTCTTCTCATGAAAATAGAGCAACTGCAGGCACAACTCAAATATGAACGCAGATGTAGAATTTTGGCCGAGAGAGAGCTGAGGGAGCTGAAAG AGATGAACACTCTCATGATGCAGATGAGGCACACAGCACATGAACTGCGAGTCACTCTGGATCACGTTCTCCAAGGAGGcgatgcagcagcagcagcacagcagaACTCTCAAGATAAAGCTATCTCTTTCCTGGCTGATCCTGAGGAAGAGATGAGGGAGGATCATAATATCTCAGAG GACGATCAGAACTTGTTGTATCTCTCAGAGAATCTCCGTGTACCAAGAAATCTTTATGAGCGCATTGCAGAAATCGCAGACTACAAAAAGTACACGTCGGCACTGCTGATGATACTTTTTGACAGAGAAACGTTGGCCACACACTCTCTGCAGGGCCGGAGGAACACCTTTACCGGAGAAGATTGCCACAAGCCTCAACTCCCCCCTGAGATCTTGAGAAGTATACTTG ATCACGTGGCACTCAAATTCGGCGTTGATAGCAGCCAAATAAAAACTGCAATCCGCACAAAGTTGAATAATGAGGACAAACTATTAAAGAAGAGACTGGGTATGGGTAAAGCTGAAAACAAAGCTATTCAAAGCTTTTGCCAAGATGCTTCACTCCTGCCTGAAAATGGAGAAATGAGAAATGATTCTCAGGTATAA
- the LOC120557154 gene encoding uncharacterized protein LOC120557154 isoform X1 gives MPPKRDAGAGPTEPPVKMIKIGPDAQEFGCDPMEDKYRLAQESSYSPPFPNNEHETIEFDEENNASPGIRTDTISLLMKIEQLQAQLKYERRCRILAERELRELKEMNTLMMQMRHTAHELRVTLDHVLQGGDAAAAAQQNSQDKAISFLADPEEEMREDHNISEDDQNLLYLSENLRVPRNLYERIAEIADYKKYTSALLMILFDRETLATHSLQGRRNTFTGEDCHKPQLPPEILRSILDHVALKFGVDSSQIKTAIRTKLNNEDKLLKKRLGMGKAENKAIQSFCQDASLLPENGEMRNDSQV, from the exons ATGCCACCCAAGAGAGACGCAGGAGCGGGTCCAACAGAACCACCAGTCAAGATGATAAAAATCGGCCCTGATGCCCAGGAGTTTGGCTGTGATCCAATGGAGGATAAGTACAGGTTGGCTCAAGAGTCCAGCTACTCACCTCCTTTTCCAAACAATGAG CATGAAACCATTGAATTTGATGAAGAAAATAATGCAAGCCCAGGCATCAGAACAGACACCATCAGTCTTCTCATGAAAATAGAGCAACTGCAGGCACAACTCAAATATGAACGCAGATGTAGAATTTTGGCCGAGAGAGAGCTGAGGGAGCTGAAAG AGATGAACACTCTCATGATGCAGATGAGGCACACAGCACATGAACTGCGAGTCACTCTGGATCACGTTCTCCAAGGAGGcgatgcagcagcagcagcacagcagaACTCTCAAGATAAAGCTATCTCTTTCCTGGCTGATCCTGAGGAAGAGATGAGGGAGGATCATAATATCTCAGAG GACGATCAGAACTTGTTGTATCTCTCAGAGAATCTCCGTGTACCAAGAAATCTTTATGAGCGCATTGCAGAAATCGCAGACTACAAAAAGTACACGTCGGCACTGCTGATGATACTTTTTGACAGAGAAACGTTGGCCACACACTCTCTGCAGGGCCGGAGGAACACCTTTACCGGAGAAGATTGCCACAAGCCTCAACTCCCCCCTGAGATCTTGAGAAGTATACTTG ATCACGTGGCACTCAAATTCGGCGTTGATAGCAGCCAAATAAAAACTGCAATCCGCACAAAGTTGAATAATGAGGACAAACTATTAAAGAAGAGACTGGGTATGGGTAAAGCTGAAAACAAAGCTATTCAAAGCTTTTGCCAAGATGCTTCACTCCTGCCTGAAAATGGAGAAATGAGAAATGATTCTCAGGTATAA
- the rrp9 gene encoding U3 small nucleolar RNA-interacting protein 2 isoform X2 gives MSSPFFMKKKENPKFAKKGKNTAVLKRKADGDSGGKSKLRAKKPNSKHNEEISSDSETESPVVPRKRQSKEEIDYEETPQEKKLRLAKLYLEQLKEEEEDKAEEDSFETDLIAGRLQEDVLEQKGKLQRLIAKDLMPPDASEIRVLRGHKLPITCLVISSDDKLIFSAAKDCSIIKWDVETGKKLHTIPGGRKGTEDRHVGHTAHILCMAISSDGKYLATGDVNKLIMIWEAETCKHLYKFTGHKGPVSGLSFRKGTHDLYSASHDRSIKVWNVDENAYVETLFGHQDAITGLDSLSRECCVTAGGRDRSVRVWKIAEESQLVFHGHEGSIDCIQLINEEHMITGADDGSVSLWSVNKKKPLCTVKQAHGRHGDAGLEQPHWVASVAALQNSDTVASGSHNSQVQLWKCGQNYRGLQPLFSVPVSGFINSLKFSSSGQFLVAGVGQEHRLGRWWRLKEAKNGIYVIPLKRKLPNPEEAKLTE, from the exons ATGTCTTCGCCTTTCtttatgaagaaaaaagaaaaccccAAATTTGCCAAAAAGGGGAAAAATACAGCAGTGCTGAAACGAAAG GCTGATGGGGACTCAGGTGGAAAGAGCAAACTACGAGCCAAGAAACCCAACTCCAAACATAACGAAGAGATTTCCAGCGACTCTGAGACAGAGAG TCCTGTAGTGCCCAGAAAAAGACAGTCCAAGGAAGAGATTGATTATGAGGAAACACCACAGGAGAAGAAGCTTAGGTTAGCCAAACTTTACCTCGAACAGCTAAAAGAAGAAG AGGAAGATAAAGCAGAAGAAGACTCATTTGAGACTGATCTGATTGCTGGAAGACTTCAAGAAGATGTG CTTGAACAAAAAGGAAAGCTTCAGCGGCTTATTGCCAAAGAT CTCATGCCGCCGGATGCTTCAGAAATCAGGGTTTTAAGAGGACACAAACTTCCAATTACCTGTCTGGTCATCAGCTCTGATGACAAGTTAATCTTTTCTGCTGCCAAAGACTGCTCCATCATTAAGT GGGATGTTGAGACTGGGAAGAAACTGCACACAATACCTGGCGGAAGGAAAGGTACAGAGGATCGGCATGTTGGACATACAGCGCATATTCTGTGTATGGCCATATCCTCAGATGGAAAATACTTG GCCACTGGAGATGTGAACAAACTGATCATGATCTGGGAGGCAGAAACATGTAAACATCTATATAAATTCACAGGGCACAAAGGGCCTGTTTCG GGTCTTTCATTCAGGAAGGGAACTCATGATCTGTACAGCGCCTCTCATGACCGCTCAATAAAGGTGTGGAATGTGGACGAGAATGCGTATGTGGAAACTCT CTTTGGGCATCAGGATGCCATCACAGGACTGGACAGTCTGAGCCGTGAGTGCTGTGTGACTGCAGGAGGAAGGGACCGCTCAGTGCGGGTGTGGAAGATAGCCGAGGAATCTCAGCTGGTGTTCCACGGCCACGA GGGTTCAATTGATTGTATCCAGCTCATAAACGAGGAGCACATGATAACAGGAGCTGATGATGG ctctgtgtctctgtggagTGTCAACAAGAAGAAGCCTCTCTGCACAGTTAAGCAGGCTCATGGTCGCCATGGTGATGCAGGGCTGGAGCAGCCTCATTGGGTCGCCTCGGTAGCAGCGCTTCAGAACTCTGATACAGTCGCCTCAG GTTCACACAACTCGCAGGTGCAGCTGTGGAAGTGTGGCCAGAATTACCGTGGGCTGCAGCCTCTATTCAGTGTGCCAGTG TCCGGTTTCATCAACAGTCTGAAGTTTTCGAGCTCCGGTCAGTTCTTGGTGGCAGGAGTTGGACAGGAGCACAG GTTGGGTCGATGGTGGAGACTAAAAGAGGCCAAGAATGGGATCTATGTTATTCCTCTTAAAAGGAAACTTCCAAATCCAGAGGAAGCCAAGTTGACTGAATAG
- the rrp9 gene encoding U3 small nucleolar RNA-interacting protein 2 isoform X1, producing MSSPFFMKKKENPKFAKKGKNTAVLKRKADGDSGGKSKLRAKKPNSKHNEEISSDSETESPVVPRKRQSKEEIDYEETPQEKKLRLAKLYLEQLKEEEEDKAEEDSFETDLIAGRLQEDVLEQKGKLQRLIAKDLMPPDASEIRVLRGHKLPITCLVISSDDKLIFSAAKDCSIIKWDVETGKKLHTIPGGRKGTEDRHVGHTAHILCMAISSDGKYLATGDVNKLIMIWEAETCKHLYKFTGHKGPVSGLSFRKGTHDLYSASHDRSIKVWNVDENAYVETLFGHQDAITGLDSLSRECCVTAGGRDRSVRVWKIAEESQLVFHGHEGSIDCIQLINEEHMITGADDGSVSLWSVNKKKPLCTVKQAHGRHGDAGLEQPHWVASVAALQNSDTVASGATSCSHNSQVQLWKCGQNYRGLQPLFSVPVSGFINSLKFSSSGQFLVAGVGQEHRLGRWWRLKEAKNGIYVIPLKRKLPNPEEAKLTE from the exons ATGTCTTCGCCTTTCtttatgaagaaaaaagaaaaccccAAATTTGCCAAAAAGGGGAAAAATACAGCAGTGCTGAAACGAAAG GCTGATGGGGACTCAGGTGGAAAGAGCAAACTACGAGCCAAGAAACCCAACTCCAAACATAACGAAGAGATTTCCAGCGACTCTGAGACAGAGAG TCCTGTAGTGCCCAGAAAAAGACAGTCCAAGGAAGAGATTGATTATGAGGAAACACCACAGGAGAAGAAGCTTAGGTTAGCCAAACTTTACCTCGAACAGCTAAAAGAAGAAG AGGAAGATAAAGCAGAAGAAGACTCATTTGAGACTGATCTGATTGCTGGAAGACTTCAAGAAGATGTG CTTGAACAAAAAGGAAAGCTTCAGCGGCTTATTGCCAAAGAT CTCATGCCGCCGGATGCTTCAGAAATCAGGGTTTTAAGAGGACACAAACTTCCAATTACCTGTCTGGTCATCAGCTCTGATGACAAGTTAATCTTTTCTGCTGCCAAAGACTGCTCCATCATTAAGT GGGATGTTGAGACTGGGAAGAAACTGCACACAATACCTGGCGGAAGGAAAGGTACAGAGGATCGGCATGTTGGACATACAGCGCATATTCTGTGTATGGCCATATCCTCAGATGGAAAATACTTG GCCACTGGAGATGTGAACAAACTGATCATGATCTGGGAGGCAGAAACATGTAAACATCTATATAAATTCACAGGGCACAAAGGGCCTGTTTCG GGTCTTTCATTCAGGAAGGGAACTCATGATCTGTACAGCGCCTCTCATGACCGCTCAATAAAGGTGTGGAATGTGGACGAGAATGCGTATGTGGAAACTCT CTTTGGGCATCAGGATGCCATCACAGGACTGGACAGTCTGAGCCGTGAGTGCTGTGTGACTGCAGGAGGAAGGGACCGCTCAGTGCGGGTGTGGAAGATAGCCGAGGAATCTCAGCTGGTGTTCCACGGCCACGA GGGTTCAATTGATTGTATCCAGCTCATAAACGAGGAGCACATGATAACAGGAGCTGATGATGG ctctgtgtctctgtggagTGTCAACAAGAAGAAGCCTCTCTGCACAGTTAAGCAGGCTCATGGTCGCCATGGTGATGCAGGGCTGGAGCAGCCTCATTGGGTCGCCTCGGTAGCAGCGCTTCAGAACTCTGATACAGTCGCCTCAGGTGCCACTAGCT GTTCACACAACTCGCAGGTGCAGCTGTGGAAGTGTGGCCAGAATTACCGTGGGCTGCAGCCTCTATTCAGTGTGCCAGTG TCCGGTTTCATCAACAGTCTGAAGTTTTCGAGCTCCGGTCAGTTCTTGGTGGCAGGAGTTGGACAGGAGCACAG GTTGGGTCGATGGTGGAGACTAAAAGAGGCCAAGAATGGGATCTATGTTATTCCTCTTAAAAGGAAACTTCCAAATCCAGAGGAAGCCAAGTTGACTGAATAG